A region from the Catenulispora sp. MAP5-51 genome encodes:
- the metG gene encoding methionine--tRNA ligase: MPSTQRTILTAVAWPYANGPRHIGHVSGFGVPSDVFSRYQRMAGNRVLMVSGTDEHGTPILVQADKEGVTARELADRYNRVIAEDLRSLGLAYDLFTRTTTRNHYAVVQEIFKGLYDNGYIFPKTTMGAISPSTGRTLPDRYIEGTCPICGYDGARGDQCDNCGNQLDPDRLIDPRSRINGETPKFIETEQFFLDLPAFASVLGSWLQEQKTWRPNVLKFSLNLLDDLQPRAISRDLDWGVPVPLEGWVDRPDKKLYVWFDAVVGYLSASVEWARRTGDPDAWRAFWQTGPNGEAPNAYYFMGKDNIVFHSEIWPAMLLGYDGKGDKNGDPGSLGTLSLPHEVVSSEFLTMEGRKFSSSRAVVIYVRDFLSRYDADALRYYITAAGPETQDTDFTWSEFLRRNNDELVAGWGNLVNRAISMAAKNLGEIPAAKDLTPEDEALLAASRGAFEAVGDLLDRCRFKAALAEAMRVVAEANKYVSDNEPWKLAKTDPERMATVLHVTLQVVDDAKTLLTPFLPFSSEKVFHLLGGEGTWSAMPELREVEDLDGGPGYPVLTGEYDQALARWESTPIEVGRALAPPTPIFKKLDPSIVDEELARLGGETA, encoded by the coding sequence ATGCCGTCCACCCAGCGCACCATCCTCACCGCCGTGGCGTGGCCCTACGCCAACGGCCCCCGCCACATCGGGCACGTCTCCGGCTTCGGCGTCCCCTCCGACGTCTTCAGCCGCTACCAGCGGATGGCGGGCAACCGGGTGCTGATGGTGAGCGGGACCGACGAGCACGGGACGCCGATCCTGGTGCAGGCCGACAAGGAGGGCGTCACCGCCCGGGAGTTGGCCGACCGGTACAACCGGGTCATCGCCGAGGACCTGCGCTCGCTCGGGCTGGCCTACGACCTGTTCACCCGGACCACCACGCGCAACCACTACGCGGTCGTGCAGGAGATCTTCAAGGGTCTGTACGACAACGGCTACATCTTCCCCAAGACCACGATGGGCGCGATCAGCCCCTCGACCGGCCGGACGCTGCCCGACCGCTACATCGAGGGCACCTGCCCGATCTGCGGGTACGACGGCGCGCGCGGCGACCAGTGCGACAACTGCGGCAACCAGCTGGACCCGGACCGGCTGATCGACCCGCGTTCGCGGATCAACGGCGAGACGCCGAAGTTCATCGAGACCGAGCAGTTCTTCCTGGACCTGCCCGCGTTCGCGAGCGTCCTCGGGTCCTGGCTCCAGGAGCAGAAGACCTGGCGTCCCAACGTCCTGAAGTTCTCCCTGAACCTGCTGGACGACCTGCAGCCGCGCGCCATCTCCCGCGACCTGGACTGGGGTGTCCCGGTCCCGCTGGAGGGCTGGGTCGACCGCCCCGACAAGAAGCTGTACGTCTGGTTCGACGCGGTCGTCGGCTACCTGAGCGCGTCCGTCGAGTGGGCCCGCCGCACCGGCGACCCGGACGCCTGGCGCGCCTTCTGGCAGACCGGCCCGAACGGTGAGGCGCCCAACGCCTACTACTTCATGGGCAAGGACAACATCGTCTTCCACTCGGAGATCTGGCCGGCGATGCTCCTGGGCTACGACGGCAAGGGCGACAAGAACGGCGACCCGGGCTCGCTCGGCACGCTGAGCCTGCCGCACGAGGTCGTGAGCTCGGAGTTCCTCACCATGGAGGGCCGCAAGTTCTCCTCCAGCCGCGCCGTGGTCATCTACGTCCGCGACTTCCTGTCCCGCTACGACGCCGACGCCCTGCGCTATTACATCACCGCGGCCGGCCCGGAGACCCAGGACACCGACTTCACCTGGTCGGAGTTCCTGCGCCGCAACAACGACGAGCTGGTCGCCGGCTGGGGCAACCTGGTCAACCGCGCCATCTCGATGGCGGCCAAGAACCTCGGCGAGATCCCGGCCGCCAAGGACCTCACGCCCGAGGACGAGGCGCTGCTGGCGGCCTCGCGCGGGGCCTTCGAGGCGGTCGGCGACCTGCTGGACCGCTGCCGGTTCAAGGCCGCCCTGGCCGAGGCGATGCGCGTGGTGGCCGAGGCCAACAAGTACGTCTCCGACAACGAGCCGTGGAAGCTGGCCAAGACCGACCCCGAGCGCATGGCCACCGTCCTGCACGTCACCCTGCAGGTCGTGGACGACGCCAAGACCCTGCTGACGCCGTTCCTGCCGTTCTCCTCCGAGAAGGTCTTCCACCTGCTCGGCGGCGAGGGCACCTGGTCGGCGATGCCGGAGCTGCGCGAGGTCGAGGACCTGGACGGCGGGCCGGGCTACCCGGTGCTCACCGGCGAGTACGACCAGGCGCTGGCGCGCTGGGAGTCCACGCCGATCGAGGTCGGCCGCGCGCTGGCGCCGCCGACGCCGATCTTCAAGAAGCTGGACCCCTCGATCGTCGACGAGGAACTGGCCCGGCTCGGCGGCGAGACGGCGTAG
- a CDS encoding Txe/YoeB family addiction module toxin — MKVVFSSRGWDDYMWWQAEDRKIARRVNALIQDIIRNGNSEGIGKPEALKYNFGGYWSRRINDEHRLVYLVVGDEVRIVQCRYHYG, encoded by the coding sequence ATGAAAGTCGTGTTCAGCTCGCGAGGCTGGGATGACTACATGTGGTGGCAGGCGGAGGATCGCAAGATCGCCAGGCGGGTGAACGCCCTGATTCAGGACATCATCCGCAACGGGAACTCGGAGGGCATCGGCAAGCCTGAGGCCCTGAAGTACAACTTCGGCGGCTACTGGTCGCGGAGAATCAACGACGAGCACCGGCTCGTCTACCTCGTAGTGGGTGACGAGGTGCGCATCGTGCAGTGCCGTTACCACTACGGATGA
- a CDS encoding 4-(cytidine 5'-diphospho)-2-C-methyl-D-erythritol kinase, protein MTAAALSPDDDTPRPGATESVTVRVPAKVNLALSVGPLRPDGYHDLATVFHAVGLYDEVSAAASDTLALTCEGEGQVEVPLDGTNLAWRAAELLARTAGRAPAVRLHLTKGIPVAGGMAGGSADAAGALVACDALWGTGLPRDDLHELAAQLGSDVPFALYGGTAMGTGRGEQITPVLARGEFHWVFAFAHEGLSTPAVFRELDRLREAAGEHAAPPGVDEELLRALRAGDSTLLGAALRNDLTRPATSLRPDLRATLQAGREAGALGTLLSGSGPTCAFLAADAVSAAAVAAALDAAPSVRAVRRALGPAAGAHVL, encoded by the coding sequence ATGACGGCCGCCGCGCTCAGCCCCGACGACGACACGCCCCGCCCCGGCGCGACCGAGTCCGTGACCGTCCGCGTCCCGGCGAAGGTCAATCTCGCGCTCTCAGTGGGCCCGCTGCGCCCGGACGGCTACCACGACCTGGCCACCGTCTTCCACGCCGTCGGCCTGTACGACGAGGTCAGCGCCGCCGCCTCCGACACCCTGGCGCTCACCTGCGAGGGCGAGGGCCAGGTCGAGGTGCCGCTGGACGGCACGAACCTGGCCTGGCGCGCCGCCGAGCTGCTGGCCCGGACCGCCGGCCGCGCCCCGGCCGTGCGCCTGCACCTGACCAAGGGGATCCCGGTGGCCGGCGGGATGGCCGGGGGCTCGGCCGACGCCGCCGGCGCGCTGGTCGCCTGCGACGCGCTGTGGGGCACCGGCCTGCCCCGCGACGACCTGCACGAGCTGGCCGCGCAGCTGGGCAGCGACGTCCCCTTCGCCCTCTACGGCGGCACCGCCATGGGCACCGGCCGCGGCGAGCAGATCACCCCGGTGCTGGCCCGCGGCGAGTTCCACTGGGTCTTCGCCTTCGCCCACGAGGGGCTGTCCACCCCGGCGGTCTTCCGCGAGCTGGACCGGCTCCGCGAGGCGGCCGGCGAGCACGCGGCGCCCCCGGGGGTCGACGAGGAGCTGCTGCGGGCGCTGCGGGCCGGAGACTCAACGCTGCTGGGTGCGGCGTTGCGCAACGACCTGACCCGGCCGGCCACCTCCCTGCGCCCCGACCTGCGCGCCACCCTGCAGGCCGGCCGCGAGGCCGGGGCGCTCGGGACCCTGCTGTCCGGGTCCGGCCCGACCTGCGCTTTCCTTGCCGCGGACGCCGTCTCCGCGGCCGCGGTCGCGGCCGCGCTGGACGCGGCGCCGTCGGTCCGCGCGGTAAGGCGGGCCCTGGGGCCCGCAGCCGGTGCGCACGTGCTGTGA
- the rsmI gene encoding 16S rRNA (cytidine(1402)-2'-O)-methyltransferase: MTGTEPTPGLLVLAGTPIGRDEDASPRLAAELASADVIATEDTRRLKRLLRVLDVTPRGRLVSYFEANETARTPDLVQDLLGGARVLVVTDAGMPSVSDPGYRLVAAAVEAGVRVTAVPGPSAVLTAVAVSGLPVDRFCFEGFLPRKGGGRSSRLAELSAELRTMVFFEAPHRLAASLADMASAFGDDRPAAVCRELTKTYEEIKRGGLGDLAKWADEGEVRGEITVVVGGAVPGAGRELSGAELAELVFAREEAGGLRRKEAIAEVAAEVGLPKREVFDAVVAAKESTLE; encoded by the coding sequence GTGACTGGAACAGAACCGACCCCGGGCCTGCTCGTCCTGGCCGGCACCCCGATCGGCCGGGACGAGGACGCCAGCCCGCGCCTGGCGGCCGAGCTGGCCTCGGCCGACGTCATCGCCACCGAGGACACCCGCCGTCTCAAGAGGCTCCTGAGGGTGCTGGACGTCACGCCCCGCGGACGCCTGGTCTCCTACTTCGAGGCCAACGAGACCGCCCGCACCCCCGACCTGGTCCAGGACCTCCTCGGCGGCGCGCGCGTCCTGGTGGTGACCGACGCCGGCATGCCCTCGGTGAGCGACCCCGGCTACCGCCTGGTCGCCGCGGCGGTCGAGGCCGGAGTCCGGGTGACGGCGGTCCCGGGCCCCTCTGCGGTCCTGACCGCCGTGGCGGTGTCGGGACTCCCGGTGGACCGCTTCTGCTTCGAGGGCTTCCTGCCGCGCAAGGGCGGCGGCCGCTCCTCGCGTCTGGCGGAACTTTCAGCCGAACTCCGCACGATGGTCTTCTTCGAGGCACCGCACCGCCTCGCGGCCTCCCTGGCGGACATGGCGTCGGCCTTCGGCGACGACCGCCCGGCGGCCGTCTGCCGCGAACTGACGAAGACCTACGAGGAGATCAAGCGCGGCGGCCTCGGCGACCTGGCGAAATGGGCCGACGAGGGCGAGGTCCGCGGCGAGATCACGGTGGTGGTCGGCGGCGCGGTGCCCGGCGCAGGCCGGGAGCTGAGCGGAGCGGAGCTCGCGGAGCTGGTGTTCGCTCGCGAGGAAGCTGGGGGGCTGCGGCGGAAGGAGGCGATCGCCGAGGTCGCCGCCGAGGTGGGGCTGCCGAAGCGGGAGGTGTTCGACGCGGTGGTGGCGGCGAAGGAGTCCACTTTGGAGTGA
- a CDS encoding dolichyl-phosphate-mannose--protein mannosyltransferase: MTSLAPTRSSLPDDDSEEDYGGRRRGRSGSHRERGRVWWRPNLHPRDDEQGELTLRERLVPSFAREPWWVAWGFPVLIMLVGGFMRFWHLGLPKWVIFDETYYAKDAWATIHFGHEIGWHDDGPGIGMANDDKAIIANPHIWRTLVANHQGNAVHPPVGKWMIGAGEWLFGFTPFGWRFIPAVCGTLAILMTARIARRMFRSTLIGCLAGLLLACDGLEFVMSRTALLDIFVMFWTLAAFGCFVIDRDKMRSRLVDWRETYPSTTLPDDVKAPPLGWRPWRIAGAVCLGLDFGVKWSGLSMIICFIALSLLWDHAALRAVGIRRHWAGFFRRDTWQTVVTGVIVLATYTATWTGWFVTKDGNYRQWAAQNNAIHFPVLSALRSWWEYHWQTYHFHVNLDSPHAYMSNPWSWLVMGRPTDYYYCSKGATGCPPLAADQHQQVLALGTPPLWWFATLALVWCCWRWIARRDWRAGSILCGMLAAWAFWLNYQHRTIFTFYAVAFVPFMCIAAAYLLGVIVGRSDALQYRRVWGAVVAGAITVYILVMFIYFYPILSAQTITYNQWLDRMWWPSWI, encoded by the coding sequence GTGACGAGCCTTGCCCCGACCCGTTCCTCGCTGCCGGATGACGACAGCGAGGAGGACTACGGCGGCCGCCGTCGCGGCCGTAGCGGCTCGCACCGCGAGCGCGGACGCGTCTGGTGGCGCCCCAACCTGCACCCCCGCGACGACGAGCAGGGCGAGCTGACCCTGCGCGAGCGGCTGGTGCCCTCCTTCGCGCGCGAGCCGTGGTGGGTGGCCTGGGGCTTCCCGGTGCTGATCATGCTGGTCGGCGGGTTCATGCGGTTCTGGCACCTGGGCCTGCCCAAGTGGGTCATCTTCGACGAGACCTACTACGCCAAGGACGCCTGGGCCACCATCCACTTCGGCCACGAGATCGGCTGGCACGACGACGGCCCGGGCATCGGCATGGCCAACGACGACAAGGCCATCATCGCCAACCCGCACATCTGGCGGACGCTGGTGGCCAACCACCAGGGCAACGCGGTGCACCCGCCGGTCGGCAAATGGATGATCGGCGCCGGCGAGTGGCTGTTCGGCTTCACCCCGTTCGGGTGGCGCTTCATCCCGGCGGTCTGCGGCACGCTGGCGATCCTGATGACCGCGCGCATCGCCCGGCGCATGTTCCGCTCCACGCTCATCGGCTGCCTGGCCGGCCTGCTCCTGGCCTGCGACGGCCTGGAGTTCGTGATGAGCCGCACCGCGCTGCTGGACATCTTCGTGATGTTCTGGACGCTGGCCGCCTTCGGCTGCTTCGTGATCGACCGCGACAAGATGCGCTCCAGACTCGTGGACTGGCGCGAGACCTATCCATCCACGACGCTGCCGGACGATGTGAAGGCCCCGCCGCTGGGCTGGCGTCCATGGCGCATCGCCGGCGCGGTGTGCCTGGGCCTGGACTTCGGCGTCAAGTGGAGCGGCCTATCGATGATCATCTGCTTCATCGCGTTGTCGCTCCTATGGGACCACGCCGCCCTGCGCGCCGTGGGCATCCGGCGCCACTGGGCCGGCTTCTTCCGCCGCGACACCTGGCAGACCGTCGTGACAGGCGTGATCGTCCTGGCCACCTACACCGCCACCTGGACCGGCTGGTTCGTCACCAAGGACGGCAACTACCGCCAGTGGGCCGCGCAGAACAACGCGATCCACTTCCCGGTGCTCTCGGCGCTGAGAAGCTGGTGGGAGTACCACTGGCAGACGTACCACTTCCACGTGAACCTGGACTCGCCGCACGCGTACATGTCGAACCCGTGGAGCTGGCTGGTCATGGGCCGCCCCACCGACTACTACTACTGCTCCAAGGGCGCCACGGGCTGTCCGCCGCTGGCCGCCGACCAGCACCAGCAGGTCCTGGCCCTGGGCACGCCGCCGCTGTGGTGGTTCGCGACCCTGGCGCTGGTCTGGTGCTGCTGGCGCTGGATCGCGCGCCGCGACTGGCGCGCCGGCTCGATCCTGTGCGGGATGCTCGCCGCCTGGGCGTTCTGGCTGAACTACCAGCACCGCACGATCTTCACCTTCTACGCCGTGGCCTTCGTGCCCTTCATGTGCATCGCGGCGGCGTACCTGCTCGGGGTGATCGTCGGCCGGTCCGACGCGCTCCAGTACCGGCGGGTCTGGGGCGCGGTCGTGGCCGGGGCCATCACCGTCTACATCCTGGTGATGTTCATCTACTTCTATCCGATCCTGTCGGCGCAGACGATCACCTACAACCAGTGGCTCGATCGCATGTGGTGGCCCAGCTGGATCTAG
- a CDS encoding type II toxin-antitoxin system death-on-curing family toxin: MRYLTTRDLLAITDAALGPDTPIRDTGLIDSAAHRPRTTAFGEDAYPDLHTKAAAILHSILRNHPLVDGNKRLAWVACRTFLAVNGADFTPDEDAAVDFVMRAAASELDGVGAIAAVLRGWTG, from the coding sequence ATGAGATACCTGACCACCCGCGACCTCCTCGCCATCACCGACGCGGCCCTCGGCCCCGACACCCCGATCCGCGACACCGGCCTGATCGACTCGGCGGCGCACCGCCCCCGCACCACGGCGTTCGGCGAGGACGCCTACCCGGACCTGCACACGAAGGCCGCGGCGATCCTGCACTCGATCCTGCGGAACCACCCGCTGGTCGACGGGAACAAGCGGCTGGCATGGGTCGCCTGCCGGACGTTCCTGGCGGTGAACGGCGCCGACTTCACACCGGACGAGGACGCGGCGGTCGACTTCGTGATGCGCGCGGCGGCCTCGGAGCTGGACGGCGTCGGGGCGATCGCGGCGGTGCTGCGGGGGTGGACGGGCTGA
- a CDS encoding TatD family hydrolase, which yields MADETEAKRKRKRKSRERDETPPPAPEPLPAPVGDSHTHMDMQEPAAADIIAAADAVNVRTLVQVGVDVPSSRTAVELAAAFERVHAAVALHPNEAPRLVLGDPDGWSGQDRAPGGAQALEAALAEIDKLAADEQVRGIGETGLDYFRTGPEGVQAQQDSFRAHIAIAKRHGKALVIHDRDAHEDVLRILIEEGSPETVVFHCYSGDAAMAEVCAERGYYMSFAGNLTYKANEALQEAFRVAPLDRILVETDAPFLTPLPYRGRPNAPYLVPYTVRAMAALRGIDSDTGLAELCQALDSNLRNAFHLGA from the coding sequence GTGGCGGACGAGACTGAGGCCAAGCGCAAGCGCAAGCGGAAGTCCCGGGAGCGGGACGAGACCCCGCCCCCGGCGCCGGAGCCGCTGCCGGCTCCGGTGGGCGACAGCCACACGCACATGGACATGCAGGAGCCGGCGGCCGCGGACATCATCGCGGCCGCCGACGCGGTGAACGTGCGCACGCTGGTCCAGGTCGGCGTGGACGTCCCGTCCTCGCGTACCGCCGTGGAGCTGGCCGCCGCCTTCGAGCGCGTACATGCCGCCGTGGCCCTGCACCCCAACGAGGCCCCGCGCCTGGTCCTGGGAGACCCGGACGGCTGGTCCGGCCAGGACCGCGCGCCCGGCGGCGCCCAGGCCCTGGAGGCGGCGCTGGCCGAGATCGACAAGCTCGCGGCCGACGAGCAGGTGCGCGGCATCGGCGAGACCGGCCTGGACTACTTCCGCACCGGTCCGGAGGGCGTGCAGGCGCAGCAGGACTCCTTCCGGGCCCACATCGCGATCGCCAAGCGGCACGGCAAGGCCCTGGTGATCCACGACCGCGACGCGCATGAGGACGTCCTGCGTATCCTGATCGAGGAGGGTTCCCCCGAAACAGTGGTCTTCCACTGCTATTCGGGTGACGCCGCGATGGCCGAGGTGTGCGCCGAGAGGGGCTACTACATGTCCTTCGCCGGCAACCTGACCTACAAGGCGAACGAGGCATTGCAGGAGGCATTCCGGGTGGCCCCGCTCGACCGGATTCTGGTCGAGACCGACGCCCCGTTCCTGACGCCGCTTCCTTATAGAGGACGGCCGAACGCGCCCTACCTGGTTCCCTACACAGTCCGGGCGATGGCGGCACTGCGAGGCATCGACAGTGACACCGGTTTGGCCGAACTCTGTCAGGCCCTCGACAGCAACCTGCGCAATGCCTTCCACCTGGGGGCATGA
- a CDS encoding alpha/beta fold hydrolase encodes MELSYARRGSGEPLLLIHGIGHRWQAWEPVLDRLAEHHDVIAIDIPGFGRSAPMKLAPGQRPTIGLAMERIAEAFPGFGIERPHVAGNSLGGALALELARHGLAASATAFSPAGFWHTRWETTWALGNLSVTRAAAFAPMPVLRYVADHETARVLAFGMIFGKPRALDPKLALEDTLALRAGRSFRPIGREAKHYRYTGESDVPTTVAWGTKDRILLRRQFAQAKRVLPKARFEDLPGCGHVPMNDDPERVSRLILETTGAVAR; translated from the coding sequence GTGGAACTCTCCTACGCGCGCCGCGGCTCGGGCGAACCCCTGCTCCTGATCCACGGCATCGGCCACCGCTGGCAGGCCTGGGAACCGGTTCTGGACCGCCTGGCCGAGCACCACGACGTCATCGCCATCGACATCCCCGGCTTCGGCAGGTCCGCCCCCATGAAGCTGGCGCCGGGCCAGCGTCCGACGATCGGCCTGGCGATGGAGCGCATCGCCGAGGCCTTCCCCGGCTTCGGGATCGAGCGGCCGCACGTGGCCGGCAACTCCCTCGGCGGCGCCCTGGCTCTGGAGCTGGCGCGGCACGGGCTGGCCGCCTCGGCGACCGCCTTCTCCCCGGCCGGCTTCTGGCACACGCGCTGGGAGACCACCTGGGCGCTGGGGAACCTGAGCGTGACCCGCGCGGCCGCCTTCGCCCCGATGCCGGTGCTGCGATACGTCGCCGACCACGAGACCGCGCGGGTTCTGGCGTTCGGCATGATCTTCGGCAAGCCGCGCGCGCTGGACCCGAAGCTGGCTCTGGAGGACACCCTCGCGCTGCGCGCCGGGCGCTCGTTCCGGCCGATAGGCAGAGAGGCCAAGCACTACCGCTATACCGGCGAGAGCGACGTGCCGACCACCGTGGCCTGGGGCACGAAGGACCGGATCCTGCTGCGCCGGCAGTTCGCCCAGGCCAAGCGGGTGTTGCCGAAGGCGCGGTTCGAGGACCTGCCGGGCTGCGGCCACGTGCCGATGAACGACGACCCCGAGCGGGTCAGCCGGCTGATTCTGGAGACCACCGGCGCGGTGGCCCGCTGA
- a CDS encoding type II toxin-antitoxin system Phd/YefM family antitoxin: MRTLTFSDTRAHFAETLNKVVDDREPVTVTRANREAVVIMALDDYESMRETLYLLRSPANARRLLHSIEEMEAGQGKVRELIDPDDRP, encoded by the coding sequence GTGCGCACGCTCACCTTCTCCGACACCCGTGCCCACTTCGCGGAGACGCTGAACAAGGTCGTGGACGACCGCGAGCCGGTGACAGTGACCCGTGCCAACCGGGAGGCCGTGGTGATAATGGCCCTCGACGACTACGAGTCGATGCGGGAGACGCTGTACCTGCTCCGGTCCCCGGCCAACGCTCGGCGGCTGCTTCACTCGATCGAGGAGATGGAAGCCGGGCAGGGCAAGGTGCGCGAGCTGATCGATCCGGATGACCGCCCATGA
- the rsmA gene encoding 16S rRNA (adenine(1518)-N(6)/adenine(1519)-N(6))-dimethyltransferase RsmA — protein sequence MSETPHSTPPRTGSAEAADTADAAATGPGKATSPGDAAAPDRHPARLLGPAEVRRLADKLGVSPTKKLGQNFVIDPNTIRRIVRAGDVTADDVVVEVGPGLGSLTLGLLDVARRVVAVEIDPVLAAALPDTLAEFAPGIAAGEVEFELVHSDALRVAELPGPPPTALVANLPYNVAVPVLLHMLERFPSIERTLIMVQAEVADRLAAEPGGRVYGVPSVKARWYADVKRAGSIGRSVFWPAPNVDSGLVRLDRRAVPPTTRAERRDVFAAVDAAFAQRRKTLRSALSGWAGSPAAAEQALTAAGINPGARGETLTVEEFARLAEHRPERETADGSRTKEHPPPKRGANRSEDTP from the coding sequence ATGTCCGAAACTCCGCACTCCACGCCACCGCGCACCGGTTCCGCCGAGGCTGCTGATACCGCCGACGCCGCGGCCACAGGCCCCGGCAAGGCCACAAGCCCCGGCGATGCCGCCGCGCCCGACCGCCACCCGGCCCGCCTCCTGGGCCCGGCCGAGGTCCGCCGGCTCGCCGACAAGCTCGGCGTCTCGCCGACCAAGAAGCTCGGCCAGAACTTCGTCATCGACCCGAACACCATCCGCCGGATCGTGCGCGCCGGCGACGTCACCGCCGACGACGTGGTGGTCGAGGTCGGTCCGGGCCTGGGCTCGCTGACCCTGGGGCTGCTGGACGTCGCCCGCCGGGTGGTCGCCGTCGAGATCGACCCGGTCCTGGCCGCCGCGCTGCCGGACACCCTGGCCGAGTTCGCGCCGGGCATCGCCGCCGGCGAGGTGGAGTTCGAGCTCGTGCACTCCGACGCGCTGCGGGTCGCCGAGCTGCCCGGCCCGCCGCCGACCGCGCTGGTCGCGAACCTGCCTTACAACGTCGCAGTCCCGGTATTGCTGCACATGCTGGAGCGCTTCCCGAGCATCGAGCGCACCCTGATCATGGTCCAGGCCGAGGTCGCCGACCGGCTCGCGGCCGAGCCCGGCGGCCGGGTCTACGGCGTGCCGTCGGTCAAGGCGCGCTGGTACGCGGACGTGAAGCGGGCCGGCTCCATCGGCCGCAGCGTGTTCTGGCCGGCGCCGAACGTCGACTCCGGGCTGGTCCGCCTGGACCGCCGTGCGGTCCCGCCGACCACGCGAGCCGAGCGCCGCGACGTCTTCGCCGCCGTGGACGCCGCCTTCGCGCAGCGCCGCAAGACCCTGCGGTCGGCGCTGAGCGGCTGGGCCGGCTCCCCGGCCGCCGCCGAGCAGGCGCTGACCGCCGCCGGGATCAACCCGGGAGCCCGCGGCGAGACGCTGACCGTCGAGGAGTTCGCCCGCCTGGCGGAGCACCGACCGGAGCGGGAGACGGCAGACGGCTCGCGTACCAAAGAGCACCCGCCTCCTAAGCGGGGGGCCAATCGTTCCGAGGACACGCCATGA
- a CDS encoding ubiquitin-like domain-containing protein, whose protein sequence is MSSRRSASRHSEGSKVKVRAVQGTVLLGLVGAAGAYVGFEKTVHLTVDGQERTIHTFDGKVADVLKAQGIATDAHDQVAPAPGDNLVDGEQISVRYGRQLDVSVDGKDQQIWSTATTVSEALGDMGVRGGSNPYLSVNRDQPIGRQGLSFQVRTERHVNILVDGRSVPLDTTAQTVAQALSQANITLAGQDTATPDPTSFPTDGENITVDRVTGTQETKQVPIDFSTTQQSDPNSYVGSRTTVTEGVPGVQQVVYAYLTVNGVKQAPKIVSKTVTKQPVNAVVKVGTKAVPNTVAGADNLNWAGVAQCESGGNPKSVGGGGLYFGLYQFSVSTWAAMGGSGLPSNATPAEQTYRAKLLYVRSGAGQWPVCGRNLFT, encoded by the coding sequence GTGAGCAGTAGACGTTCCGCCAGCCGGCACAGCGAGGGTTCCAAGGTCAAGGTCCGCGCCGTCCAGGGCACGGTCCTTCTGGGGCTCGTCGGCGCCGCAGGAGCCTACGTCGGCTTCGAGAAGACCGTCCATTTGACCGTGGACGGCCAGGAACGCACCATCCACACGTTCGACGGCAAGGTCGCCGACGTCCTCAAGGCCCAGGGCATCGCCACCGACGCCCACGACCAGGTGGCCCCGGCCCCCGGCGACAACCTCGTGGACGGCGAGCAGATCTCGGTGCGCTACGGCCGCCAGCTCGACGTCAGCGTCGACGGCAAGGACCAGCAGATCTGGTCCACCGCGACGACCGTGTCCGAGGCGCTCGGCGACATGGGGGTCCGCGGCGGGTCGAACCCGTACCTGTCGGTCAACCGCGACCAGCCGATCGGCCGCCAGGGCCTGAGCTTCCAGGTCCGCACCGAGCGGCACGTGAACATACTCGTCGACGGCCGCTCGGTTCCGCTGGACACCACCGCGCAGACCGTGGCGCAGGCGCTGTCCCAGGCGAACATCACGCTCGCCGGCCAGGACACCGCGACCCCGGACCCGACCTCCTTCCCCACCGACGGCGAGAACATCACCGTCGACCGCGTGACCGGGACGCAGGAGACCAAGCAGGTCCCGATCGACTTCTCCACGACCCAGCAGTCGGACCCGAACTCCTACGTCGGGTCGCGGACCACGGTCACCGAGGGCGTGCCCGGCGTGCAGCAGGTCGTGTACGCGTACCTGACCGTCAACGGCGTGAAGCAGGCCCCGAAGATCGTCAGCAAGACCGTCACCAAGCAGCCGGTGAACGCGGTGGTGAAGGTCGGCACCAAGGCGGTCCCGAACACCGTGGCCGGCGCCGACAACCTGAACTGGGCCGGGGTCGCGCAGTGCGAGTCCGGCGGCAACCCCAAGTCGGTCGGCGGCGGCGGGCTGTACTTCGGGCTCTACCAGTTCTCGGTGTCGACCTGGGCCGCCATGGGCGGGTCCGGGCTGCCGTCCAACGCCACGCCGGCGGAGCAGACCTACCGGGCCAAGCTGCTGTACGTGCGCTCGGGCGCCGGGCAGTGGCCGGTCTGCGGACGGAACCTGTTCACCTAG